One part of the Vallicoccus soli genome encodes these proteins:
- a CDS encoding FliH/SctL family protein has product MPAGVIRGTDAAGAAAARLDVDLRSSRFVRSGTADPRLVDPALDRAFEEVAQQVREAARAEGYAAGWAEGVAAASGAVRAEADAAQRRLDAAEARRAQDVARAVRALDDAAGALERRAVVPAEQLRDAALTAALELAAALLARELTVAESPGLDALRRALDLVPRGRPVVARLHPEDHAALAGLAAPVPGRDVTLVADPGVERGGCLADCDATHVDAQLGTALARVREVLVP; this is encoded by the coding sequence GTGCCCGCGGGCGTGATCCGCGGCACCGACGCGGCCGGCGCCGCGGCCGCGCGCCTGGACGTGGACCTGCGCAGCTCGCGCTTCGTCCGCTCCGGCACCGCCGACCCGCGCCTCGTCGACCCGGCGCTCGACCGCGCCTTCGAGGAGGTCGCGCAGCAGGTCCGCGAGGCGGCCCGCGCCGAGGGCTACGCCGCCGGCTGGGCCGAGGGCGTCGCCGCCGCGAGCGGGGCGGTCCGGGCCGAGGCCGACGCGGCGCAGCGCCGGCTCGACGCCGCCGAGGCGCGGCGGGCGCAGGACGTGGCGCGGGCCGTACGGGCCCTCGACGACGCCGCCGGCGCCCTCGAGCGCCGCGCGGTCGTCCCGGCCGAGCAGCTGCGCGACGCGGCGCTGACCGCGGCGCTCGAGCTGGCGGCCGCCCTGCTGGCGCGGGAGCTCACCGTCGCGGAGTCCCCGGGCCTCGACGCGCTGCGCCGCGCCCTGGACCTCGTGCCGCGGGGGCGCCCCGTGGTGGCGCGGCTGCACCCGGAGGACCACGCCGCCCTCGCCGGCCTCGCGGCGCCGGTCCCCGGCCGCGACGTGACCCTCGTCGCCGACCCCGGGGTCGAGCGCGGTGGGTGCCTCGCCGACTGCGACGCGACGCACGTCGACGCGCAGCTCGGGACAGCGCTTGCGCGCGTGCGGGAGGTCCTCGTCCCGTGA